A genomic region of Raphanus sativus cultivar WK10039 chromosome 6, ASM80110v3, whole genome shotgun sequence contains the following coding sequences:
- the LOC130496421 gene encoding protein AIG2 B, with amino-acid sequence MTSSDQSPSHNVFVYGSFQEPSVVSLILECSPVTVSAQLHGFHVYRLKGRLHACISPSENGLINGKILIGLTDAQLENLDMIEGDDYVRKTVEVVLTDTSEKMKVETYVWANKDDPDMYGEWDFEEWKRLHMEKFMEAAKKFTEWKKNPDGQSREEFEKFVHEDPHVA; translated from the exons ATGACTAGTTCCGATCAATCTCCTTCGCACAATGTCTTTGTCTACGGCAGTTTCCAAGAACCATCCGTCGTCAGTTTGATCCTCGAATGCAGTCCTGTCACCGTCTCCGCTCAGCTCCACGGCTT tcaTGTGTATAGGCTGAAAGGGCGTTTGCACGCATGTATCTCTCCTTCTGAGAACGGACTTATCAACGGAAAG ATACTAATTGGATTAACAGATGCTCAGCTAGAGAACTTAGATATGATTGAAGGAGATGACTACGTGAGGAAGACTGTTGAAGTTGTATTAACT GACACTTCTGAGAAGATGAAAGTGGAAACCTATGTATGGGCTAACAAGGATGATCCTGATATGTATGGAGAATGGGATTTCGAG GAATGGAAGAGGCTTCACATGGAGAAATTCATGGAAGCGGCCAAGAAATTTACGGAATGGAAGAAGAATCCGGATGGGCAATCAAGGGAGGAGTTTGAGAAATTTGTACATGAAGATCCTCATGTGGCCTGA
- the LOC130496010 gene encoding protein AIG2 A-like has translation MSSSVSPSHNVFVYGSFQEPAVVGLILECTPVIVSAQLHGLYRLKGRLHPCIAPSETGVINGKVLTGLTNAQLENLDMIEGAEYERKTVEVVLTHTSEKMQVKAFIWANKDDPDMYGEWNFEEWKRLHMEKFIEASKKFIEWKKNPNGRTREEFAKFVNEDPPVA, from the exons atgagtagTTCTGTATCCCCGTCGCACAATGTCTTCGTCTATGGCAGTTTCCAGGAACCAGCCGTCGTGGGTTTGATCCTCGAATGCACACCAGTCATCGTCTCCGCTCAACTCCACGGCTT GTACAGGCTCAAAGGGCGTTTGCATCCTTGTATTGCTCCTTCTGAGACCGGTGTAATCAACGGCAAg GTACTAACCGGATTAACAAATGCTCAGCTAGAGAACTTAGATATGATTGAAGGAGCTGAGTACGAGAGGAAAACTGTTGAGGTTGTATTGACT CATACATCCGAGAAAATGCAAGTGAAGGCCTTTATATGGGCCAACAAGGATGATCCTGACATGTATGGAGAATGGAATTTTGAG GAATGGAAGCGGCTTCACATGGAGAAGTTCATAGAGGCGTCGAAGAAGTTCATCGAATGGAAGAAGAATCCAAATGGGAGGACAAGGGAAGAGTTTGCCAAATTTGTAAACGAAGATCCTCCCGTGGCTTAA
- the LOC108807931 gene encoding protein yippee-like At3g08990 — MGRVFVIELEGAVYTCKECHTHLGLPNDIITKKIQATLITYNFSRLFNTFLAERKSKPALQDIFCVGCANLIGMYRVSDKWGPYWLLRRELHGPEGSDDEV, encoded by the exons ATGGGAAGAGTGTTCGTGATAGAACTCGAGGGAGCCGTCTACACATGCAAAGAGTGCCACACACATCTCGGACTTCCCAATGATATCATCACTAAGAAGattcag GCAACTCTTATCACATATAACTTCAGTAGACT CTTCAATACGTTTCTGGCTGAAAGAAAGTCCAAACCTGCTTTGCAAGATATCTTTTGTGTCGGTTGTGCTAATCTCATCGGCATGTATAGG GTAAGTGATAAGTGGGGTCCTTACTGGCTTTTGAG GAGAGAACTCCATGGACCGGAAGGAAGCGATGATGAGGTTTAG